Genomic DNA from Pseudomonadota bacterium:
CAATTCTCATGATACTTGCGCGCATTTCGCGCCAAGCTGAATATCGAATAGCGCTTGTTGTTTTTCATCGCCTCGCCATGGCAACCGTGCGAGCTCGGCAGAATCGCCCGAGCGCGGCTATCATACCCAAATCACCGCTCGCGCCTAGCCCGCCACTTCCGGAAGGCAACCCGGCCTTCCGGCAAGCGCGACCGCGCGCCCGAGCTTATGCGCGGTGGGCCCCAAGAAGTCATGTGACGCGGATGCGCCCGCCCGGCGATGAGGGACTTCTAGCGATTGGCGAAGGGCTCTATGCCGCCGAGATATTCGAGCACTTTGTCGACCGGCTCGACATCGCCGAACTTGGCGTCGATATCGAACAGGTTCCATTCAACCACGCCAGGCACCCGGTCGCCGACGCCTTCGCGTACCACGATCGGGCGAAAGCCCTCAGCGATGGCGTCTTCGGTGGAATGACGCACGCAGCCGGCCATCGTCACCCCGGTAAGGATCACCGTATCGACGCGCTGGGCGCGCAAATAACCGGCGAGATAGGTGCCGTGAAAGGCGCTGGCGCGTTTCTTGACGATCACCATCTCACCATCTTGCGGCGCGATGCGGTCGTCGATCGACGCCTCTTCACTGCCTTCCAACAGGGTTTCCACCGGAATTTTACGATGCCAGAGGCCGGTGTCGGAATGCGGGCCCTTGGGGTCTTGATAGGCGGTGGTGGTGTAAACGATGGGGATGCGCTTGGCCCGCGCAGCCTTCAACAGCGCCTGATTGGTCGGGATAATCACGTCCATATCGTCGCAGGTGAAGGCGTAACCGGGGCGGGTCCAGGCATTCGCCAGATCGATGATCACCAGCGCCGGGCGCTCGCCATAGCCGATGCGGCGCTGAAACCCGCGCTCCTGGTAGATATCCGAATCGGCCGCGAAGATTACTTCAAGGGCCTTTTTCACTTCTGGGCTCGTGGCCGCCATTGCCGTCTCCAATTTTTGCTGCGCCGCTACAATTGGCGCCAAGCTAGCGTGGCTTTCATTGCCCGTCCAATATCAAATTGCTATGGTTTGATGCTCCTATGGCATCAATATGAATATCGAATTGCATCATCTGCGCTATTTTGTGGCGGTCGCCGAGGATCTGCATTTCCGCCGCGCCGCCGAACGCCTGCATATCGCACAGCCAGCTTTGAGCCGGGCGATCAAATGGCTGGAAGGCGAGCTTGGCGCGACCCTGCTGCGGCGCACCACGCGGAACGTCGCGTTAACCGAAGCGGGGCAAATTTTCCTCGATGAGATATGTG
This window encodes:
- a CDS encoding isochorismatase family protein codes for the protein MAATSPEVKKALEVIFAADSDIYQERGFQRRIGYGERPALVIIDLANAWTRPGYAFTCDDMDVIIPTNQALLKAARAKRIPIVYTTTAYQDPKGPHSDTGLWHRKIPVETLLEGSEEASIDDRIAPQDGEMVIVKKRASAFHGTYLAGYLRAQRVDTVILTGVTMAGCVRHSTEDAIAEGFRPIVVREGVGDRVPGVVEWNLFDIDAKFGDVEPVDKVLEYLGGIEPFANR